One Salarias fasciatus chromosome 22, fSalaFa1.1, whole genome shotgun sequence DNA segment encodes these proteins:
- the trib1 gene encoding tribbles homolog 1 produces MVNRPVRMNLQWSRPAHCIRTGRVAHKRLDSDDQPPAKCARLSAAEAGDAHTQGLLGTSPGSPVAPASPPASAGHQGPTRIGAFLLLPLADRDGTHSAMDADTGDELLCKVFDMGVYQEKIRAYGILPAHRNVAGIRDIILGERKAYVFLDKDFGDMHTLVKSCRRLDEEHACRLFRQVALAVAHCHQAGIVLGDLKLRKFVFADEKRTQVRLESLEDCRVLEDPGDDSMSDTHGCPAYVSPEILSGSTPYSGKMADMWSLGVMLYTMLVGRYPFHDPDPATLFSKIRRGQCCLPEGLSPKAKCLLQSLLRKEPCERLTAAEVLAHPWFHLTPSSQEVALGEQEVSTAEQTVPSFEVEEDDDLFC; encoded by the exons ATGGTGAACCGGCCTGTCAGGATGAACTTGCAGTGGAGCAGACCGGCGCACTGCATCCGCACCGGGCGAGTCGCGCACAAGCGGCTGGACTCGGACGACCAGCCGCCGGCCAAGTGCGCGCGGCTGAGCGCCGCCGAGGCGGGCGACGCGCACACGCAGGGGCTCCTCGGCACCTCTCCCGGATCCCCCGTCGCCCCCGCGTCGCCCCCGGCGTCCGCCGGCCACCAGGGTCCGACCCGGATAggagccttcctcctcctgccgctggCGGACCGGGACGGCACGCACAGCGCCATGGACGCGGACACGGGCGACGAGCTGCTCTGCAAG GTGTTTGATATGGGGGTATACCAAGAAAAGATCCGGGCCTACGGGATTCTACCGGCCCACAGGAACGTGGCCGGCATCAGGGACATCATCCTCGGTGAGCGCAAGGCGTACGTCTTCCTGGACAAGGACTTTGGGGACATGCACACCCTGGTGAAGAGCTGCCGGCGGCTGGACGAGGAGCACGCCTGCAGGCTCTTCCGCCAGGTGGCTCTGGCCGTGGCGCACTGCCACCAGGCCGGCATCGTGCTGGGCGACCTCAAGCTGCGCAAGTTCGTCTTTGCAGACGAGAAAAG GACACAGGTCAGACTAGAAAGCCTGGAGGACTGCCGCGTTCTGGAAGACCCCGGCGACGACTCCATGTCGGACACCCACGGCTGCCCCGCCTACGTCAGCCCGGAGATCCTCAGCGGCTCCACGCCGTACTCCGGCAAGATGGCCGACATGTGGAGCCTGGGGGTCATGCTGTACACCATGCTGGTGGGCCGGTACCCCTTCCACGACCCCGACCCGGCCACCCTGTTCTCCAAGATCCGCCGGGGCCAGTGCTGCTTGCCGGAGGGCCTGTCGCCCAAAGCGAAGTGCCTGCTGCAGAGCCTGCTGAGGAAGGAGCCCTGTGAGAGACTGACGGCGGCCGAGGTGCTCGCCCACCCGTGGTTCCACCTGACGCCGTCGTCCCAGGAAGTGGCTCtgggagagcaggaagtgagcacGGCAGAACAGACGGTGCCGTCCTTTGAGGTGGAAGAGGACGACGACTTGTTCTGCTGA